One Gigantopelta aegis isolate Gae_Host chromosome 1, Gae_host_genome, whole genome shotgun sequence genomic region harbors:
- the LOC121367444 gene encoding uncharacterized protein LOC121367444 — translation MYSIYLDDLLEVLDLKRVVMKIDVERHEAKILEKADEFFKKVDVTCVMMEWERHPRNPDAYQMMVFMARHHMLGFDPQDFSKSLDAFTFAKWPRNIMWRKVRDYGPWTN, via the exons ATGTACTCCATCTATTTGGATGACCTACTGGAGGTGTTGGACTTAAAACGCGTCGTCATGAAGATCGACGTAGAGAGACACGAGGCCAAG ATTCTGGAAAAGGCTGACGAATTCTTCAAGAAAGTAGACGTCACATGTGTTATGATGGAATGGGAACGCCATCCCAGAAACCCGGATGCATATCAAATGATGGTCTTCATGGCCAGACATCATATGCTGGGATTTGACCCCCAGGACTTCAGCAAGTCGCTAGATGCTTTCACCTTCGCCAAATGGCCCCGAAACATCATGTGGCGTAAGGTTCGCGACTATGGACCATGGACAAACTAG